The Pogoniulus pusillus isolate bPogPus1 chromosome 3, bPogPus1.pri, whole genome shotgun sequence nucleotide sequence ctcctctctgccagtttcaacccattacccctcgtcctgtcattataagaccttgtaaatagtccctctccagaccCCCTTCAGAATGGATGTTAAGAGATGTGTCTGTGGAGAAGGAAGCATCACCAAGGGGTTTTAAGCAAAAATAAAACTCCTAAACACATGGCTGTGAAGAAGGGAAGTTTATGGAATCATTTCTTCAGGGTGCCTAGGAGTTCTGCTGAAAATGGTACATTTGAGTGTTAAGTCAGAACTTAAAAAGAAGGCCAGGGATAAACTCTTGTATTACTGCAAGGAAGCAGCTGTTGTCCTCCCCTACATGTCCCTGCTCTGTTCTCCCCTTTtatcagctctggagctcacctATCTGAGCTGAGCCCATTCAACTCAGTCCAACAGAAAATAGCTCACTTTCTTGCTGGATTAGTTTTCTGTTCTaatatcacagtaccacagtattatcagggtgggaagagacctcacagatcatcaagtccaatgttGAGCTGGCTCAGCGGAAGACGAGAAAAACCCACTACAAACGACATGCATAGAGTCTAAATCAGGAGTACAACAAGTAGGTGATCAAGGTTTGGTGTACAGATTCACCCCCCAAGATGTGTGCTCCTTTATGATATGTGGTGGGTTGAATTTATCCCCAAACACAATGACCAGAGCAGTTCAGATGGCTTAGAAGCAAAGGAAGCTACgtatttacagcaagctaaatttTACAAGCATGTAATACAATGCATATGTACAAGAATATACTGACAAATATTTAGCAGTCAGAAATAACACAAATACCCTCACAGGGATCCCCCTGAATTgttcctcagcctccctggatGAAGCCCAGAAAGGGCCTAATAGCTAacttcttctcctctcccaagtGTGAAAACCAAGAAGGCTGCAACTGCTATTTACTCAGCCAAGGTTAGCGCAGAAATCAGTTAGTGTGGAGGAGGGAAGAGTGAGCAGGAGgcagaaaagggaagggaaggaaatagTTTCTACAGCAGACTAGATATTAGTCCAGAAAATGAATGAAATTATATAGATTTATctttattgttgtttttttctgcatccaaatggtttttttttttaatgtgaatgAAACTATAGTGTTAACCCTCTAACTGCCACATGATGTGACCTACAACCCTGTCCCAGACAGCTGTGAGACTGCTTGGCCATCTTTAGGAGAAATAACAGGAAGGGCACAGGATAACTTCCAGCCTTTGGTTATTTTGCCTGTATTCCTCACAACGtatggaagaggaggctcaggggggacctcattgctgtctgcaactacctgaagggaggctgtagccaggtgggggttggtctcttctgccaggcaaccagcaatagaacaaggggacacagtctcaagctgggctggggaaagtctaggctggatgttaggaggaagttgttggcagagagagtgattggcattggaatgggctgcccagggaggtggtggagttgccttctctggaggtgttgaagaaaagcctggctgaggcacttagtgccatggtctagttgagtggctagggctgggtgctaggttggagtggatgatcttggaggtctcttccaacctgcttgattctatgattctatgcttttatttGGGGGATAATTTCTCAAACCCACCACACTGCCATAGGTCTGTCATCATCCATCCTGTTCATGCTCTTGGTCCCTACTTCTCAACCTCGCTTTCCATCTGTGTCACTACTGTCTTCAAAGAGGATTGTTTGTAGCCATTTTTatcagcaaaaatgaaaacagaggaaggccacaagacAGGAGGAAGCTGCAGAATAAATAACAATTGAACTCCACCATGAGGATTTCTTTTGATCCActgcaaaaataaataaatacctcCCTATCAGTTGGTAAGGAGAGGTGAACAAATCTGTTAGATACAGACGGTCTATTGTCTAGAGTACTGTTTTTGCCTCATTTTATGTCTTGTAGGAGCAATGACAACATGTCTGAAGTGTCTGCAAGTTTTggagaggggtttttttttccttccctttccttctcctcaacTCCTCTACTTTAATATTCTCATCAACACGCAAATGTAATCACAGTTCCTGATGCATATGCATGGCAGAGCACCTGATGCCTGTTTTCTCATTGCTGGCTGTAACTGAATGTGACAGAGTCTGCCCCTGTGGGTATTGAACAGAAAGGGGCAAAGGCAGCATTCAGTAGCTGTGGCACGTATGGACATCAGGTTAACCTGACTTCGGGACAGTGTTACTGTATTTCTCGAAAGAATACGGAAACCCTCACACTGGAAAACGTCCTGGCTGATGGGGCTGGTGTCACGGTGTCCTGTAGCTGAGCAGTTCCCCATGTcaccccctgccccctgctcctctcctcaggTCACCCTCTCTAAGGAGCCATCCCAGCTGTCCCTGTGGCCATGTTCACAGCTCACTGAAGAGTCGAGCTGAGAAATAAACACTGACAGATGCCACGACAGAGAGACGCCAACACGGTGCGGGGCAGTGGGCGGGCAGCGAGGGCGATGGGGCTCCCAAGCGACGGCTGAGTGACGCCCCGCTGCCAGCCTTCAACCGCGGGCTTAACGCGTAAACCGAGCGGGCGGCCGCCTCGTTGTCCTGCTCCGTACCTACGGCGGCAAGCAGCCACGGGGCTGCGTAAGGATGGTCCAGTCCTGTGTTTCGGTGGGATTCTCTCCTCCGATGTGCTACTGGTGCTCGTTGTGCCCTCCCGCAACAGCCAGCACAAACCCACTGCAGATAGCTCCTTTTGAGCCACAAGTAGCTAGGAGCAGCAAACCGAAGACAGCCAAAACAACACTCGATCGCGTTGTCGGAACGACGGTCAGAGAATGAGGGGCGACACTTCCCACTGCGGTAGCGATGAACTGTGGCAAGGACTCCAACTATCTGCACGGGTCCCGAACACCCTCCGCCCGCAACTCCCTCGCCCCGGCCGGGCGCACCTGCGCCGCCAGCCCGACCCCCCCCGCCGCCGGcacggcagggcagggcagagcagggcagggccagACCGCGGTGCCACCTCCCGCTCCCGCCCCTCCGCCTCGGCCCCCAGCACGGGCGGGCTATAAGAGGCAGCTGCGCTAGAGCCGGGCTGCTCGTGCTGGCGGTAAGGAGCAGGGGTGGCAGCGGCGGTGGAGCACCTCCACCCGTCGCAGTCGCCATGAAGTCTCCTCAGGCCCAGCGGCCAGCGGGTCAAGGTGGGAGCGGCGGGACCCCGTCCCCTTCTTTCCGCCGGGATGGAGGCGCGGGAGGCAGTCTCCCCTCCCAGCGCAGCGCGGGGGTCCGGGGGCGGGTAGGTGGTGGAGCTTCCCCTcccagcgcagcgcagcgcggGGGCCCGGGGGCGGGCGGCAGGGTCTCTCCTCCCTGCGCAGCGTGGGGGTCTGGGGAGGGGGACAGCGCCCGGCCGGGTCCTGACGCTACTGCTGCCCCTGGCCGGCAGCTCTGGGAGAAAACGGCGGCGGAGACCTGGCGGAGGCGCTGGGGGAGTTCGACGCGGTGCTGGCGGAGTTCAACTGCCCTGCCGGCCGGCGCCGCTTCTACTACGGCGAGCACTTGGAGCGCATGAAGCGACGGAGCAGCGCCAGCGTCAGCGACGGCAGCGGCCTCAGCGACTCGGAGAGTGAGTGTCGGTCGGTCCGTCCGCCGGTCCCGGGCGCGGCCGAGCCCGGAGGAGGGGGGTTAAAAGCGATGTTAGATCAGCGCGTCCCTCGCCTTGAGAGGCACGGACCGGTGAGCGAGAAACTCGTCTTTCTTTAGAGCACCTTCGCATCTACTTTTGAAGTTAGAGGTCTTAAAGACACGACCCAGGTGGTCTTATTCTCCCAGTGCCGAAgagcagaaagagaagagagggcGAGAGTTGCCGGGGGGAAGCCACATGAAGGCTGGcttcagagcagacagggtaagAGGAATCGCTGCGGGAGAGGTGAAGTTGCCAGCCGGTTGCTGAAGCACCGAGGCATCTCGGCGTCTTACAAATAAGATGTGCCTTAGGTTAACAGGGACTGAGTGTTGTTTCTGGACAGCTGGAATATTATCTGGGAGAGAGCGA carries:
- the RGCC gene encoding regulator of cell cycle RGCC, whose amino-acid sequence is MKSPQAQRPAGQALGENGGGDLAEALGEFDAVLAEFNCPAGRRRFYYGEHLERMKRRSSASVSDGSGLSDSESADSLYRNSFSLSDEKLNSPTASTLSLQSPSVTPCKAKLGDTKELEDFIADLDRTLANM